Proteins from a single region of Candidatus Neomarinimicrobiota bacterium:
- the lpdA gene encoding dihydrolipoyl dehydrogenase, with protein sequence MPENEYSVDVAVLGGGPGGYVAAIRAAQLGHKVAVVEREDLGGICVKWGCIPTKALLRSAELYETFQHADEYGLSAKEVGYDFSKIIKRSRKISIKQIKGVEYLFKKNEIEYIKGSGKFTDAHTLEVELSGSDGTATVNADHIIIATGARPRTIPDVEIDGEKVISSREAMNLEEQPESLIVMGAGAIGVEFAYFYNAFGTDVTIVEMMPNLVPVEDEDISKELGKAFKKAGMDIRTDTKVESVKTTKDGVEVTVSKDGEEETLKADKALMAIGVQGNVENIGLEDLGVEVDNGHVVTDEYYRTGVDGVYAIGDVIGPPWLAHVASKEGVICVEGFSGKEPVTLDYTLIPGCTYCQPQVASIGLTEQEAKDEGYDVKIGKYQFRPNGKAVASGETEGFVKMVIDNKYGEILGTHIIGAEATELIAEVGVAKSLEATWKELHNTVHAHPTLSEVIEEATGAAFDEAIHL encoded by the coding sequence ATGCCAGAGAATGAATATTCCGTTGATGTTGCTGTCTTAGGGGGAGGCCCCGGTGGATATGTCGCGGCGATTCGTGCCGCCCAGTTGGGACACAAAGTGGCCGTCGTCGAGCGCGAAGATTTGGGAGGCATCTGCGTCAAATGGGGGTGTATTCCCACGAAGGCGCTGCTGCGGAGCGCCGAACTGTACGAAACGTTTCAACATGCCGACGAATACGGGCTTTCCGCCAAAGAGGTCGGGTACGATTTTTCCAAGATCATCAAGCGTTCCCGGAAGATTTCCATCAAACAGATTAAGGGCGTTGAGTACCTGTTCAAGAAAAACGAGATTGAGTACATCAAGGGCTCAGGGAAATTTACAGACGCCCATACTTTAGAAGTCGAACTGTCCGGTTCGGATGGGACGGCGACCGTCAACGCCGATCACATTATTATTGCGACAGGCGCGCGTCCCCGCACTATTCCTGACGTGGAAATCGATGGAGAGAAAGTGATCAGCTCCAGGGAAGCCATGAACCTGGAGGAACAACCGGAGTCGCTTATCGTCATGGGAGCCGGCGCTATCGGCGTGGAGTTCGCCTATTTTTATAACGCCTTCGGCACCGATGTAACCATTGTTGAAATGATGCCGAATCTCGTACCGGTGGAGGATGAAGATATTTCCAAAGAGCTGGGTAAAGCCTTCAAAAAGGCCGGTATGGATATCAGGACTGATACGAAAGTCGAATCCGTGAAGACCACAAAAGATGGTGTGGAGGTTACGGTGTCCAAAGATGGCGAAGAGGAGACGCTGAAGGCTGACAAGGCGCTTATGGCCATCGGCGTGCAGGGCAACGTGGAGAACATCGGCCTAGAAGACCTCGGTGTGGAAGTGGACAATGGACACGTAGTGACCGATGAATACTATCGCACCGGAGTTGACGGCGTGTACGCCATCGGCGACGTCATTGGCCCGCCCTGGCTGGCGCATGTGGCGTCCAAAGAGGGTGTCATCTGCGTGGAAGGCTTCTCCGGCAAAGAGCCGGTGACGCTGGATTACACACTGATTCCCGGCTGCACCTATTGCCAGCCGCAGGTCGCCAGTATCGGCCTCACCGAGCAGGAAGCAAAGGACGAAGGCTACGACGTGAAGATCGGTAAATACCAGTTTCGTCCCAACGGCAAGGCGGTCGCCAGCGGTGAAACCGAAGGATTCGTGAAGATGGTCATCGATAATAAATACGGCGAGATCCTTGGAACACACATCATCGGTGCGGAGGCAACCGAACTCATCGCCGAGGTCGGTGTAGCAAAATCTCTGGAGGCCACATGGAAGGAATTGCACAATACCGTGCATGCACATCCCACCCTCTCCGAAGTCATCGAAGAGGCCACCGGCGCCGCGTTTGACGAAGCCATTCATCTCTGA
- the lipB gene encoding lipoyl(octanoyl) transferase LipB — MTKTVTYEWLGRQPYRPVWEYQKSLLQDRVDGNTGDRLLFVEHHPTYTLGKAGDENHLLADERELESRHAEYVPIDRGGDITYHGPGQLVGYPILHLENYKKDVHWYLRQLEETIIRTLAEFDISGTRDEEYTGVWVSDEKVAAIGVKVSRWVTMHGFALNVSTDLSYFGRIIPCGIFHKGVCSLESLLGEAPSLETVQKIYLSKFAHVFECEVREAESNLPTESVTDEKTEVML; from the coding sequence ATGACGAAAACAGTCACATACGAATGGCTGGGAAGACAGCCATACCGACCGGTCTGGGAATATCAAAAATCCCTGCTGCAGGATCGGGTGGACGGAAATACAGGCGATAGATTATTATTCGTCGAACACCATCCAACCTACACCCTGGGCAAAGCCGGAGATGAGAATCATCTGCTGGCGGACGAGCGGGAACTGGAATCCAGACATGCCGAATATGTCCCAATCGATCGAGGTGGCGACATCACCTATCACGGCCCGGGACAGCTGGTAGGTTATCCGATTTTGCATCTAGAGAATTATAAAAAGGACGTCCACTGGTATCTGCGACAGTTGGAGGAGACGATTATTCGTACCCTGGCGGAATTTGATATCTCCGGAACCAGAGACGAAGAATATACCGGCGTCTGGGTTAGCGACGAAAAGGTGGCAGCCATCGGCGTCAAAGTGAGCCGCTGGGTCACCATGCACGGCTTCGCACTGAATGTCTCCACGGATCTTTCATATTTCGGCCGGATCATTCCGTGCGGGATCTTCCATAAGGGCGTCTGCTCCCTGGAATCGCTCCTGGGCGAAGCACCATCATTGGAAACGGTACAAAAAATTTACCTTTCAAAATTTGCACACGTATTCGAATGCGAGGTGCGGGAAGCAGAATCCAATTTACCGACTGAATCGGTGACAGATGAAAAAACCGAGGTTATGCTGTGA
- a CDS encoding dehydrogenase E1 component subunit alpha/beta, producing MRLARGMDNKMLTLLKQGKSYFHIGTSGHEAAQIALGFAMQPGHDWFYPYYRDLTFCLTLGVTPKDTLLQFLSRDADPASGARQMPQHFGDSELHIVSQSSPTGTQYLQAAGCAMGNLKKSTDEIVMVSSGEGTTSQGDFHEALNIAGREKLPLIFFVEDNHFAISVHKKQQTAGSIYDLVQGYENLARFEMDGTDFFESYEVVQQAVKRARDGEGPSVVVADVIRLLPHSSSDDHKKYKTKEQLEEEQNRDPIPKFESLLLEEGFATGEDLEEIQSEVKQEINDAANWALDQPFPDKSTATDNLYAMDYEPPALKEPSEAGKKIMMVDAINHALHEEMRRDERVLVFGQDVEDGKGGVFTATKGLSTEFGNERCFNSPLAESTIVGTAIGLATRGFLPVAEIQFGDYIWTGMMQLRNELSTLRYRSDNDWSAPVVVRVPVGGYIHGGLYHSQSIDGYFSHMPGLRVVFPSNAADAKGLLKTAIRCPDPVLFLEQKGMYRQQFSASPGPGEDYLLPFGHANVVREGEDVTVIAWGSLVQRSVEAAKELAKDNISVEIIDIRTLNPLDEETIFESVQKTNKVLVAHEDNLTGGFGGEIASRIADECFMYLDGPVKRLAAEDCHIPFNWDLESVILPQKDDIVNALRELIAF from the coding sequence ATGCGCCTGGCGCGGGGCATGGACAACAAAATGCTCACGCTGCTGAAGCAGGGGAAAAGCTATTTTCACATCGGCACTTCCGGACACGAGGCGGCCCAGATCGCGCTGGGATTCGCCATGCAGCCGGGCCACGATTGGTTCTATCCGTATTACCGGGATCTGACCTTCTGTCTGACGCTCGGCGTCACTCCCAAAGATACCTTGTTGCAGTTTTTGTCCAGAGATGCCGACCCCGCCTCCGGAGCACGACAGATGCCGCAGCACTTCGGCGACTCAGAACTGCACATCGTTTCCCAATCCAGTCCAACCGGCACCCAATACCTGCAAGCCGCCGGTTGCGCCATGGGTAACCTGAAGAAAAGTACCGACGAGATCGTTATGGTGAGCTCCGGCGAGGGTACCACCAGCCAGGGAGACTTCCACGAAGCATTGAATATCGCAGGACGCGAGAAATTACCACTCATCTTCTTTGTCGAGGACAATCATTTTGCGATCTCCGTCCATAAGAAGCAACAGACTGCCGGTTCTATCTACGATCTGGTGCAGGGATACGAAAATCTGGCGCGGTTCGAGATGGACGGTACTGATTTCTTCGAGTCATACGAAGTGGTACAACAGGCAGTTAAGCGTGCCAGAGATGGAGAAGGTCCGTCGGTAGTTGTGGCGGATGTTATCCGTTTATTACCGCATTCCAGCTCTGATGATCACAAGAAGTACAAAACGAAGGAGCAGCTGGAAGAGGAACAGAACCGGGATCCTATTCCAAAATTTGAATCGTTGCTGCTGGAAGAAGGATTTGCCACCGGGGAAGATTTGGAGGAGATCCAGTCGGAAGTCAAACAGGAGATTAACGACGCGGCAAACTGGGCGCTGGATCAACCGTTCCCGGACAAATCGACAGCCACGGATAATCTGTATGCCATGGATTATGAGCCTCCGGCGCTGAAGGAGCCTTCGGAGGCCGGGAAAAAAATTATGATGGTGGATGCCATTAACCACGCGCTGCACGAGGAGATGCGCCGGGATGAAAGAGTACTGGTCTTCGGTCAGGATGTGGAGGACGGTAAGGGTGGCGTTTTTACGGCGACAAAAGGACTTTCCACAGAATTCGGAAATGAGCGCTGTTTTAACTCGCCGCTGGCGGAGTCGACCATTGTGGGAACCGCCATCGGACTGGCAACCCGGGGATTTCTTCCGGTGGCGGAGATCCAGTTCGGCGACTACATCTGGACAGGGATGATGCAGCTCAGAAACGAACTCTCAACGCTGCGTTACCGCTCAGACAACGACTGGAGCGCACCGGTAGTGGTGCGGGTGCCGGTCGGCGGTTACATCCACGGAGGACTGTATCACAGCCAGAGCATTGACGGCTATTTTTCGCACATGCCTGGGCTGCGGGTAGTGTTCCCGTCCAACGCTGCCGACGCCAAAGGTCTGCTGAAGACGGCGATTCGGTGTCCCGATCCGGTACTCTTCCTGGAGCAGAAAGGGATGTACCGACAGCAGTTTTCTGCCTCGCCAGGACCAGGCGAAGACTATCTGCTACCCTTCGGACATGCCAATGTGGTTCGTGAGGGTGAGGACGTTACCGTCATCGCCTGGGGATCGCTGGTACAAAGATCGGTGGAAGCTGCGAAAGAGCTGGCGAAGGACAACATCTCTGTTGAAATTATAGATATTCGAACGCTAAATCCGTTGGATGAGGAAACCATCTTCGAATCCGTGCAAAAGACCAACAAGGTATTGGTGGCCCATGAGGACAATCTCACCGGTGGCTTCGGCGGAGAGATCGCCAGCCGCATCGCCGATGAATGCTTTATGTACCTGGACGGCCCGGTGAAGCGGCTCGCAGCAGAAGATTGCCACATCCCGTTTAACTGGGATCTGGAATCGGTAATCCTCCCGCAGAAGGACGATATCGTGAACGCGCTCAGGGAACTGATTGCATTCTAA
- a CDS encoding thiamine pyrophosphate-dependent dehydrogenase E1 component subunit alpha codes for MNRSEVKSFLSQFKSKNSEIPEIPILETIDYLAMYYYMQLTRTFELRLANLYRQGQMVGGLYLGTGNEATSVGATYALQDKDILAPMHRDLGAHFVKGESLKRMALQYLGRAEGPTAGKDNGAHHGNPEINTLGMISHLGAMIPVASGAALASKIRKMGQVALHFIGDGSTSIGDFHEGINAASVLDLPVVYIIENNQYAYSTPNAKQFHTHWLAKRAVGYGIPGVVVDGTDATEMYRVTKWAVERARNGDGPVLIESQTMRMRGHSEHDAAKYVPEEMMQKWEMHDPVPKYAEKLAAWEIMTENIKEAIDEKIESEMEAAFEYALEAPAPEGPEAKEGVFAE; via the coding sequence ATGAACCGATCCGAAGTCAAATCATTTCTAAGTCAATTCAAATCGAAAAATTCTGAAATTCCCGAAATCCCTATACTGGAGACGATCGATTATCTGGCGATGTATTATTACATGCAGCTGACCCGCACCTTCGAGCTGCGACTGGCGAATTTGTATCGCCAGGGACAGATGGTCGGAGGACTATACCTGGGAACCGGAAACGAAGCCACATCTGTTGGGGCAACGTATGCACTGCAGGACAAAGATATCCTTGCGCCGATGCACCGGGATCTGGGAGCGCATTTCGTCAAAGGTGAATCGTTGAAAAGAATGGCGCTCCAGTATCTGGGGCGTGCTGAGGGCCCAACCGCCGGCAAGGACAACGGAGCACATCACGGGAATCCGGAAATTAATACGCTGGGTATGATCAGCCATCTTGGCGCCATGATTCCGGTGGCGTCCGGTGCGGCGTTGGCGTCGAAGATCAGGAAAATGGGACAGGTTGCGCTCCACTTTATCGGCGACGGCAGCACCAGCATCGGCGATTTTCATGAGGGTATCAACGCCGCATCGGTACTGGATTTGCCGGTAGTGTACATCATTGAAAATAATCAGTACGCTTACTCCACACCGAACGCGAAGCAGTTCCACACCCACTGGTTGGCGAAGCGGGCGGTCGGGTACGGGATTCCCGGAGTCGTGGTGGATGGGACTGATGCTACAGAGATGTACCGCGTTACCAAGTGGGCGGTTGAACGAGCGAGAAACGGCGACGGCCCGGTGCTCATCGAAAGTCAGACCATGCGCATGCGGGGACACTCGGAGCACGATGCCGCCAAATACGTTCCTGAGGAGATGATGCAAAAATGGGAAATGCACGATCCCGTGCCGAAGTACGCAGAAAAATTGGCAGCATGGGAAATAATGACCGAGAATATTAAAGAAGCGATTGACGAAAAAATCGAGTCGGAAATGGAAGCAGCATTTGAGTATGCACTGGAGGCTCCGGCGCCTGAGGGGCCGGAGGCGAAGGAGGGGGTTTTCGCGGAGTGA
- a CDS encoding alpha-ketoacid dehydrogenase subunit beta: MPEITYIQAISDGLREEMRRDDSVFLIGEDIGEYGGAFKVTEGFLDEFGEERVIDTPIAETAILGMSIGAALQGLRPVAEMQFSDFVANGFNQLVNNAAKIHYRWGGHVPMVVRMPTGGGIHGGPFHSQNTEAWFFHVPGLKLVAPSTPYDAKGLIKAAIRDENPVLYFEHKYLYRREKGEVPEGDYEVEIGKGRIAREGKDITVLTYGSMVSASLEAVENLKGDIDVEVIDLRTLIPLDMELIIESIKKTNKVLIVHEDVRTGGIGAELSARITEEAFEWLDGPIRRIASIDTPVPFAPSLEEYFMPNPEKIADGIQQLWNY; encoded by the coding sequence ATGCCCGAAATAACCTACATCCAGGCTATCAGTGATGGGCTCCGGGAGGAGATGCGCCGGGACGACTCGGTCTTCCTGATTGGAGAAGATATCGGGGAGTATGGCGGCGCGTTCAAGGTGACGGAAGGATTTCTGGACGAGTTCGGCGAAGAACGCGTCATCGATACGCCGATCGCGGAGACCGCCATCCTGGGGATGAGTATCGGAGCGGCACTGCAGGGGCTGCGTCCTGTGGCGGAGATGCAGTTCTCCGATTTCGTGGCCAACGGATTCAACCAGTTGGTGAATAACGCGGCGAAGATTCACTATCGCTGGGGCGGACACGTACCGATGGTTGTCCGCATGCCCACCGGAGGCGGTATCCACGGCGGGCCGTTCCACTCGCAGAATACGGAAGCGTGGTTCTTTCACGTGCCGGGACTCAAACTGGTGGCGCCGTCCACGCCCTACGACGCGAAGGGACTGATCAAAGCGGCCATTCGAGACGAAAATCCGGTACTCTACTTTGAGCACAAGTATCTCTATCGCCGGGAGAAGGGGGAGGTGCCGGAAGGTGATTATGAGGTGGAAATTGGGAAAGGCCGGATTGCCAGAGAAGGGAAGGATATCACGGTATTGACCTACGGTTCGATGGTCTCGGCCAGCTTGGAAGCGGTGGAGAATCTGAAAGGTGATATCGATGTGGAGGTCATCGATTTGCGCACGTTGATACCGCTGGATATGGAGCTGATTATTGAGTCGATCAAGAAAACCAATAAGGTGTTAATTGTACACGAGGACGTAAGGACCGGCGGGATCGGCGCCGAACTCTCCGCCCGGATTACCGAAGAAGCCTTCGAATGGTTGGACGGACCGATCCGGCGAATCGCTTCGATAGACACGCCGGTCCCGTTTGCCCCATCTCTGGAAGAGTATTTCATGCCGAATCCGGAGAAAATCGCCGACGGGATTCAGCAGTTGTGGAATTATTAG
- a CDS encoding 2-oxo acid dehydrogenase subunit E2 gives MRVEVVMPQMGESVAEGTIIKWHKQPGEEIEQDEILLEISTDKVDSEIPSSHEGKLAEIVVEEGETVDVGTTIAYIETEKDADIESGDGTSNGSAEEDEAKAAESEEIAASDDGISVETKGRSGKDFYSPLVRSIASKEGVSQAELESIEGTGIGGRVRKQDLLAYLEERGETGGKRAPAKPVEPIKYTGSMENVNVVEMDSMRKTIARHMRTSLDTSAHVYSVSEVDMSKVVDFREANKTAFQKQEGFKLTYTPFIAYATVKALKDFPRVNASVDMEKGQILEKRFINLGMAVAIEDGLIVPVIKGADERSFLGLAREIRRLAENARMKELEPDDVQNGTFTITNPGVFGNLYGLPIINQPQLGILGVGAIKKKPVVINDAIAIRSMMYLTLSYDHRVLDGAIGGQFLQRIVQYLEEFDGEGLI, from the coding sequence ATGAGAGTTGAAGTCGTGATGCCACAGATGGGCGAGAGTGTCGCGGAGGGCACCATCATCAAGTGGCACAAGCAGCCGGGCGAGGAAATCGAGCAGGACGAAATCCTGCTGGAAATCTCCACGGACAAGGTGGATTCTGAGATTCCGTCTTCCCACGAAGGTAAACTCGCCGAAATCGTCGTTGAAGAGGGCGAGACCGTGGACGTCGGTACCACTATCGCGTATATCGAGACCGAGAAGGATGCGGATATCGAATCCGGTGATGGTACTTCCAATGGATCTGCCGAAGAGGATGAAGCGAAGGCTGCAGAATCTGAAGAAATTGCGGCTTCGGACGATGGAATCTCCGTCGAGACCAAAGGGCGCTCCGGTAAAGATTTTTACTCACCGCTGGTGCGGTCTATTGCTTCCAAAGAAGGTGTTTCGCAGGCGGAACTGGAGTCTATCGAGGGCACCGGCATCGGTGGGAGAGTCAGAAAACAGGATCTGCTGGCGTACCTGGAGGAACGTGGCGAGACAGGCGGGAAGCGCGCGCCGGCCAAACCGGTGGAGCCGATCAAGTATACCGGCTCCATGGAGAACGTGAACGTAGTAGAGATGGACAGCATGCGGAAGACTATCGCCAGGCATATGCGCACCAGTCTGGACACTTCGGCACATGTCTACTCCGTCTCGGAAGTGGATATGAGTAAGGTGGTGGATTTCAGAGAAGCCAACAAGACCGCCTTCCAGAAGCAGGAGGGCTTCAAATTGACGTATACACCGTTTATCGCGTATGCGACGGTGAAGGCGCTGAAGGATTTCCCCCGGGTGAATGCTTCGGTGGATATGGAAAAAGGACAAATCCTGGAGAAGCGATTTATCAATCTGGGAATGGCCGTCGCAATCGAAGATGGTCTGATTGTCCCGGTGATTAAAGGTGCTGACGAACGCAGTTTCCTTGGGCTGGCCAGAGAAATTCGACGGCTGGCAGAAAACGCCCGGATGAAGGAGCTGGAGCCGGACGACGTCCAGAACGGGACGTTTACCATCACCAATCCCGGGGTTTTCGGGAACCTGTACGGGCTGCCGATCATTAATCAACCTCAGCTGGGGATTCTTGGCGTGGGTGCTATCAAAAAGAAGCCGGTGGTGATCAATGACGCTATCGCCATCCGGTCAATGATGTACCTGACGCTCAGTTATGACCACCGGGTGCTAGACGGCGCAATCGGTGGGCAATTCCTCCAGCGTATTGTGCAATATCTTGAAGAATTCGACGGAGAAGGACTGATATAG
- the lipA gene encoding lipoyl synthase, producing MNIEVKEFPRIDAEDSRKPPWLKIRLHQNSSYRNIKNLMTDNDLHTVCEEAQCPNMNECWNRGTATFMILGDICTRSCGFCAVKTGRPPMLDEEEPKRVVDAALKMDLNHVVVTSVNRDERKDGGAPVFADTITRLHDAMPDLTVEVLIPDFKGNWDALQIVIDAEPEILNHNMETVERIYKKVRPQAKYTRSLELLYRAKQEGMRTKSGIMVGIGEETQEVVKLMQDLREVDVDIMTIGQYLQPSQSHLPVDRYVHPDEFNYYRDIGLRMGFDVVESGPMVRSSYHADEQASGVLN from the coding sequence ATGAATATCGAAGTGAAAGAGTTTCCCCGGATCGACGCGGAGGATTCGCGCAAGCCCCCCTGGCTGAAGATCCGGCTGCATCAGAACTCGAGCTATCGGAATATAAAAAATTTGATGACGGACAACGACCTCCATACGGTCTGCGAGGAGGCGCAGTGTCCCAATATGAACGAGTGCTGGAACCGGGGTACAGCCACCTTTATGATTCTCGGTGACATCTGCACCCGGAGCTGTGGTTTTTGCGCGGTGAAGACCGGTCGTCCGCCGATGCTGGACGAAGAGGAACCAAAGCGGGTGGTGGACGCGGCGCTGAAGATGGATTTGAATCACGTGGTGGTGACCTCCGTCAACCGCGACGAACGGAAGGACGGCGGCGCTCCGGTGTTTGCAGATACTATAACACGTCTTCACGACGCTATGCCCGACCTGACGGTCGAGGTGCTCATCCCGGACTTTAAGGGCAACTGGGACGCGCTGCAGATAGTCATCGACGCCGAGCCGGAAATCCTGAACCACAATATGGAAACGGTGGAACGTATCTATAAAAAGGTGCGGCCCCAGGCAAAATATACGCGTTCACTGGAGCTGCTCTATCGCGCCAAGCAAGAAGGCATGCGCACCAAGAGTGGCATTATGGTCGGCATCGGCGAGGAGACCCAGGAAGTGGTGAAACTGATGCAGGATCTCCGGGAAGTGGACGTTGATATCATGACCATCGGACAGTATCTCCAGCCGAGCCAAAGTCATTTACCGGTCGATCGATACGTACATCCCGACGAGTTTAACTATTACCGCGATATCGGCCTGCGGATGGGTTTCGACGTGGTGGAATCCGGCCCCATGGTTCGAAGTTCCTACCACGCAGACGAGCAGGCGAGCGGCGTGTTGAACTAA